GCCGACTGCAGGCCGTGGGGCTCGGACTGCGGCACGTTCGTGCCGAGGTTCTCGGTACACGTACCCGGCGCCGGGTGGCGGCCGCGATCGACGACGTCGACCACTCCCTCAGGATGCTCCGCCTCGACGCCCTCGGTTTCGATGCGACCGGGACACGCCGTCCACCGTCGCGCCTTCGGTAGCGACGACCACGAGGCCCGGCGGCGCATCGTCGAGGGTCTGCAGGATGGCGATGGCCAGCGCGCGGGCCGACGCCGGGTCGAGCTCGACGGCGACCCTGGCGCCGGGGCCGCGCTCGGGGTTGCGCAGGTCGATGTTCAGCGTGTGGTC
This portion of the Acidimicrobiales bacterium genome encodes:
- a CDS encoding DUF6295 family protein; this encodes MCTYQTTSLTVQGSGKGTEGWFTVSAATVYLDHPVHAGADHTLNIDLRNPERGPGARVAVELDPASARALAIAILQTLDDAPPGLVVVATEGATVDGVSRSHRNRGRRGGAS